One sulfur-oxidizing endosymbiont of Gigantopelta aegis genomic region harbors:
- a CDS encoding outer membrane protein assembly factor BamE, with the protein MRNIIITSIISMLILLLSSCSWAPDLSDIGLPRVHKIDIPQGNVVEQDQVNQLRPGMNKQQVRFIMGTPMLDDSFHDNRWDYLYRFKPGYGELEQKQVTVFFNKTGKLVNLQGTFRPGDKAEKVRSSTEIVVVPLEDYEEGSEQGEKGYWDNLVEFFSWSDEHRGIPTDGDVPVNPRGEGETPTGVIDPSPQTSGE; encoded by the coding sequence ATGCGAAATATTATTATTACCAGTATCATTTCGATGCTAATCCTGCTTTTATCCTCCTGTTCATGGGCACCTGATCTCTCCGATATTGGCCTACCTAGGGTACATAAAATTGATATCCCTCAGGGCAATGTAGTCGAACAGGATCAGGTCAATCAACTACGTCCCGGCATGAATAAACAGCAAGTACGCTTTATTATGGGCACTCCCATGCTGGATGATTCATTTCATGATAATCGTTGGGATTACCTCTACCGCTTTAAGCCTGGTTATGGTGAATTAGAACAGAAACAAGTCACTGTTTTCTTTAATAAAACAGGCAAGCTGGTTAATTTGCAAGGCACTTTCCGTCCGGGTGATAAAGCTGAAAAAGTACGTTCATCCACAGAAATCGTTGTGGTGCCATTGGAAGACTATGAAGAAGGCTCGGAGCAAGGCGAAAAAGGTTATTGGGATAACCTTGTAGAATTTTTCTCATGGTCTGATGAACACCGGGGTATTCCTACAGATGGTGATGTTCCAGTGAATCCACGCGGTGAAGGCGAAACACCGACAGGCGTTATTGACCCATCGCCTCAAACCAGTGGTGAGTGA
- a CDS encoding sodium-dependent transporter, with product MSEAVTTASESSQGNLGGREQWSSRLVFILAATGSAVGLGNIWKFPYITGENGGGAFVLVYLLCIAAIGIPIMMAEIMLGRRGRQDPVSTMKKLAQESGHSRSWGLLGWMGVIAGFLILSYYSVIAGWAMAYVPRMASGVFTGMDSAAVNNVFAELVSNPEVLITWHSLFLFMTMAVVARGVRGGLEKAVTYLMPMLFVLLLILIFYAIGTGHFEQGLQYLFTPDFSKITTEGILSAMGHAFFTLSLGMGAIMVYGSYLPPGTSIAKASIAVACMDTLVAIMAGMIIFPIVFANALEPSAGPGLIFKTLPLAFSHMDYGRFFGTLFFLLLVFAAWTSSISLIEPAITWAMKTFQITRIKAAVISGGLVWFAGLLTVFSFNLTSELTITSTISTQYGEFVILKDATAFDFLDYLTSNIMLPLGGLLIAVYAGWLMKKEYSREELNVNRFWYTIWSLLVRFVAPIMVVIVFLNAMGVVAFIRTMYGSFGF from the coding sequence ATGTCCGAAGCCGTGACAACTGCAAGCGAATCATCACAGGGGAATTTAGGCGGTCGTGAACAATGGTCTTCGCGACTAGTTTTTATTCTGGCAGCGACCGGTTCGGCGGTTGGTTTAGGTAATATCTGGAAGTTTCCTTATATTACCGGTGAAAATGGTGGTGGTGCTTTTGTCTTAGTTTATCTGCTCTGTATTGCGGCTATCGGTATCCCGATTATGATGGCAGAAATTATGCTGGGACGTCGTGGTCGCCAGGATCCCGTCAGCACCATGAAAAAACTGGCACAAGAATCAGGCCACTCTCGCTCTTGGGGCTTATTGGGCTGGATGGGGGTGATTGCTGGGTTCTTAATTCTTTCTTATTATAGTGTGATTGCCGGTTGGGCAATGGCCTATGTGCCTCGTATGGCATCGGGTGTTTTTACTGGCATGGATTCGGCAGCCGTGAACAATGTGTTTGCTGAACTGGTGAGTAATCCCGAAGTTTTGATTACCTGGCATAGTTTGTTTTTATTTATGACCATGGCAGTAGTGGCTCGCGGGGTTCGAGGTGGTCTGGAAAAGGCTGTTACTTATTTGATGCCAATGCTATTTGTACTACTGCTTATCCTTATTTTTTATGCCATAGGTACTGGTCATTTTGAACAGGGACTACAGTATTTATTCACCCCCGATTTTTCTAAGATCACCACCGAAGGTATCCTCAGTGCCATGGGACATGCCTTTTTTACCCTGAGTTTAGGCATGGGCGCGATTATGGTTTATGGCTCTTATTTGCCCCCGGGTACTTCGATTGCCAAGGCTTCTATTGCTGTGGCGTGTATGGATACACTGGTGGCTATCATGGCGGGTATGATTATCTTTCCCATTGTTTTTGCCAATGCTTTAGAGCCTTCTGCCGGTCCTGGGCTGATTTTTAAAACCCTGCCGCTGGCATTTTCGCACATGGACTATGGTCGCTTTTTTGGTACTTTATTTTTTCTACTCTTAGTTTTTGCAGCTTGGACTTCTAGTATTTCGTTGATTGAACCTGCAATCACCTGGGCTATGAAAACCTTTCAAATTACACGTATAAAAGCAGCGGTGATTTCAGGGGGATTGGTTTGGTTTGCTGGTTTATTGACAGTATTTTCCTTTAATTTGACCAGTGAATTGACTATTACTTCAACAATTTCAACTCAGTACGGTGAATTTGTTATTCTCAAAGATGCGACGGCATTTGATTTTCTGGATTATTTGACTTCAAACATTATGTTGCCATTGGGTGGCTTGTTGATTGCCGTTTATGCGGGTTGGTTGATGAAAAAAGAATATTCCCGAGAAGAACTTAATGTTAACCGATTCTGGTATACTATCTGGTCTCTTTTAGTGCGCTTTGTCGCTCCCATAATGGTGGTAATTGTGTTCCTCAATGCTATGGGTGTAGTGGCATTTATTCGTACTATGTATGGTAGCTTTGGCTTTTAG
- the grpE gene encoding nucleotide exchange factor GrpE — MVDEQKVDEQVEDDTAQASGSSSEEAVSNDEAMDDSTDSNEEVSDELAALEAEELIVRIKQAQAKADENWDVALRTKAEMENVRRRTEKEVSNARKFGIEKMINEILPVKDSMELGLKAAIETDIEDEAVHKIREGMELTLKMMNDALKKIGISEIAPEEGEVYSAEFHQAMSMQEIPGKEANTIVAVMQKGYLLNERMIRPAMVMVAK, encoded by the coding sequence ATGGTCGATGAACAAAAAGTAGACGAACAAGTGGAAGACGACACAGCTCAAGCGAGTGGTAGCAGCAGCGAAGAAGCTGTCAGCAATGATGAAGCAATGGATGACTCTACTGATAGTAACGAAGAAGTATCCGATGAACTGGCTGCTTTAGAAGCAGAGGAACTCATCGTTCGAATTAAACAGGCACAGGCTAAGGCCGATGAAAATTGGGATGTAGCACTGCGTACTAAAGCGGAAATGGAAAATGTTCGTCGTCGTACTGAAAAAGAAGTATCCAATGCCAGAAAATTCGGTATTGAAAAAATGATTAATGAGATTCTGCCGGTTAAAGATTCGATGGAGCTGGGCTTAAAAGCAGCCATTGAAACCGATATTGAAGATGAAGCCGTACACAAAATTCGCGAAGGTATGGAGCTGACGCTAAAAATGATGAATGATGCCCTGAAAAAAATTGGCATTAGCGAAATAGCACCTGAGGAAGGTGAAGTCTATAGCGCAGAATTCCATCAGGCCATGTCTATGCAGGAAATTCCAGGCAAAGAAGCAAACACCATTGTGGCCGTGATGCAAAAGGGTTATTTACTGAATGAACGTATGATTCGTCCCGCCATGGTGATGGTTGCTAAATAA
- a CDS encoding RnfH family protein: protein MIVNKHPRQIIVEVAYATPASQLIYTVEVDENATVEEAILASGIMDEYPEIDLSVNKVGVFSKLTKLDKPLQHKDRIEIYRKLIADPKAVRKQRAAEGKKMKKGGQLTIAPPLKIIKYHSPLV, encoded by the coding sequence ATGATTGTGAATAAACATCCAAGACAAATCATTGTGGAAGTTGCTTACGCAACACCCGCATCACAGCTTATTTATACTGTTGAAGTGGATGAAAATGCCACAGTAGAAGAGGCTATTTTGGCTTCAGGAATCATGGATGAATACCCAGAAATTGATTTAAGCGTCAATAAAGTGGGCGTTTTTAGTAAGCTAACGAAGCTGGATAAACCACTACAACACAAAGATAGAATTGAAATATACAGAAAACTAATCGCCGATCCCAAAGCAGTCAGAAAACAACGCGCCGCAGAAGGCAAAAAAATGAAAAAAGGGGGGCAATTAACCATTGCCCCCCCCCTCAAAATAATTAAATATCACTCACCACTGGTTTGA
- the recN gene encoding DNA repair protein RecN, which yields MLSHITIKNLAVVDSLELELNAGLTVLTGETGAGKSILIDALGLVLGDRAEASAIRHGADRADIVAEFDLQDPVVEQWLKDNDLDSDGECLIRRTINAKGRSRGFINGHPIPLQILRELGEQLVNIHGQNTHQALLKTDEQRLLLDNFAGTTPLRKELNICYREWKKTASEYAQLKQDTAEREAKLALLRFQVKELQEFDLQENELAGLEDEHRKLSNANRLIETSQTIHFQLAQDEQNGINHLLNHCLVELQAIAELDPSLLPISELINNAIIQVDEADSELRHYLETLELDPKQLKWLDERISGIYDLARKHRVETHELFAHIATLTQELEQLENADVHLDTLQAAVAKTKKQYFKLAKKLSTQRNKAALLLAEQVIKHIHELGMERCIFEIRTLAIESVEPQLHGMESIEFYVTTNPGQPLRPLSKVVSGGELSRISLAIQVVTAEFSQTPTLIFDEVDVGIGGGIAEMVGQKLRLLGSNSYPDNTESRSKKAQILCVTHQAQVASQAHQHLNVYKQSDEQKTETHINLLNEEQRIEELSRMMGGMTITEQTRSHAREMRKQVLDLS from the coding sequence ATGCTAAGCCATATAACCATCAAAAACCTTGCTGTCGTTGACTCATTGGAGCTAGAACTGAATGCCGGCCTTACCGTGTTGACGGGTGAAACAGGTGCCGGTAAATCCATTTTAATTGATGCGCTGGGACTGGTGCTTGGTGATCGCGCCGAGGCCTCTGCTATTCGTCATGGTGCCGACCGTGCCGATATTGTCGCTGAATTTGACCTGCAAGATCCGGTGGTGGAGCAATGGCTCAAAGATAATGACTTAGACAGTGATGGTGAGTGTCTGATCCGTCGAACCATAAATGCCAAAGGGCGTTCCCGTGGTTTTATTAATGGCCATCCTATCCCCTTGCAAATTTTACGTGAACTGGGCGAGCAATTGGTCAACATACATGGTCAGAACACGCATCAGGCCTTATTAAAAACCGATGAGCAACGATTATTGCTGGATAATTTTGCCGGCACCACACCGCTACGTAAAGAATTGAATATTTGCTATCGAGAATGGAAAAAAACAGCCTCTGAATACGCACAACTAAAACAAGATACTGCCGAGCGAGAGGCCAAATTAGCACTATTACGCTTTCAGGTTAAGGAATTACAAGAATTTGACCTGCAAGAAAATGAGCTTGCCGGTTTAGAAGACGAACACCGAAAACTCAGTAATGCGAATCGTTTAATCGAAACCTCACAAACGATCCATTTTCAATTAGCACAGGATGAACAAAACGGCATCAACCACTTATTGAACCATTGCCTCGTTGAGTTACAGGCAATAGCCGAACTCGATCCCAGCCTGCTGCCCATAAGCGAATTAATCAATAATGCCATTATTCAGGTCGATGAAGCTGACTCTGAGTTACGCCATTATTTAGAAACTCTGGAGCTGGATCCGAAACAGCTTAAATGGCTGGATGAACGCATTAGTGGTATTTATGATCTGGCTCGTAAGCATCGGGTGGAAACCCATGAATTGTTTGCTCACATTGCGACTCTCACTCAAGAGCTAGAACAACTAGAAAATGCAGATGTCCATCTGGATACATTACAAGCTGCCGTTGCCAAGACAAAAAAGCAATATTTCAAACTGGCCAAAAAGCTCAGCACTCAACGTAATAAAGCCGCGTTGCTACTCGCAGAGCAAGTCATCAAACATATTCATGAGCTGGGAATGGAACGATGTATTTTTGAAATCAGAACCTTAGCAATTGAATCAGTCGAGCCCCAATTACATGGCATGGAAAGCATTGAATTTTATGTCACCACCAATCCTGGGCAACCCTTAAGGCCCTTATCAAAAGTGGTCTCCGGGGGTGAATTATCACGTATCAGTCTGGCAATTCAGGTGGTCACAGCCGAATTCAGTCAAACACCAACACTGATTTTTGATGAAGTGGATGTCGGTATCGGTGGGGGAATTGCCGAAATGGTCGGCCAGAAGCTACGTCTACTAGGCAGTAATTCTTACCCAGACAATACCGAATCGCGCTCAAAAAAGGCACAAATTCTCTGTGTCACCCATCAGGCACAGGTGGCTTCACAAGCGCATCAACATCTCAACGTGTATAAACAAAGTGATGAACAAAAGACAGAAACCCATATTAATTTACTCAATGAAGAGCAGCGCATCGAAGAATTATCCAGAATGATGGGTGGGATGACAATTACAGAACAAACCCGCTCTCATGCACGCGAAATGCGCAAGCAGGTACTTGACCTCAGCTAA
- the hrcA gene encoding heat-inducible transcriptional repressor HrcA, with product MSKSQLFDERTSQLMKVLVESYISNGQPVGSKALVESSGLKVSSATVRNVMADLERMGLIHAPHTSAGRIPTVQGYRLFVDSLLSVKQPDKQLLQQLASDINDTDEQAKILENAMDTLSGMTQMAGLVVLPKKELIALTQIEFIPLSNNRILAVLVQSDDEVQNRVLQLDHEFSPAQLQQMSNYLNTLLIGKSIKSVCQLLTNEMDNTRQQMDGMMRSAIQMASHAFAEHEEAEDDFMITGETNLMQYADNTDMERMRQLFEAFHEKQHILNLLKQVGDADGVQLFIGQESGYGPLEDCSVIAAPYQIEGQSMGVLGVIGPTRMAYDKVIPIVDLTAKLLTSALNHEN from the coding sequence GTGAGTAAAAGCCAATTATTTGATGAACGTACCAGCCAATTAATGAAAGTCTTGGTGGAATCCTATATTAGCAATGGCCAGCCTGTCGGCTCAAAAGCATTGGTTGAATCATCGGGTTTGAAAGTGAGTTCGGCCACGGTGAGAAATGTCATGGCTGATCTCGAGCGCATGGGCTTGATCCATGCCCCTCACACGTCCGCTGGTCGAATACCAACCGTTCAGGGCTATCGTTTGTTTGTCGATTCGTTATTATCAGTTAAACAGCCGGATAAACAATTATTACAGCAATTGGCTTCTGATATCAACGATACCGATGAGCAGGCCAAAATTCTTGAAAATGCTATGGATACCTTGTCAGGCATGACCCAAATGGCCGGCTTGGTGGTGTTACCGAAAAAAGAATTAATTGCCTTAACGCAAATCGAATTTATTCCCTTGTCAAATAATCGTATTCTTGCCGTGTTGGTGCAAAGTGACGATGAAGTGCAAAACCGAGTTTTACAACTGGATCATGAATTTTCGCCAGCTCAATTACAGCAAATGAGCAATTATCTGAATACACTTTTAATCGGTAAATCCATTAAGTCGGTGTGTCAACTTTTGACTAATGAAATGGATAATACTCGGCAACAAATGGATGGCATGATGCGTTCGGCAATACAAATGGCTTCTCATGCCTTTGCCGAGCATGAGGAAGCGGAAGATGATTTTATGATCACCGGTGAAACCAACTTGATGCAATATGCCGATAATACCGATATGGAGCGGATGCGGCAATTATTTGAAGCCTTTCATGAGAAACAGCATATTCTTAATTTACTCAAACAGGTTGGTGATGCCGATGGTGTGCAGCTCTTTATCGGACAGGAATCCGGTTATGGTCCTCTGGAAGATTGTTCAGTGATTGCAGCACCTTATCAGATAGAAGGACAGAGTATGGGAGTGCTTGGTGTTATTGGCCCGACGCGAATGGCCTATGATAAAGTGATTCCAATTGTGGATTTAACTGCAAAATTACTGACCTCAGCCTTGAATCACGAGAATTAA
- a CDS encoding NAD(+) kinase, with translation MSTTDTQQKRSFSSIGLIGKYADPSVGDALVSLHEYFTERGCDVFLDESTAAVFTDHEIEIATRTQLGEQCDLIIIVGGDGTLLSAARTLVGFGVPLLGINLGHLGFLVDLCAIDVHKALDEIMAGEYTEENRFLIISEIERDGAYFGGGNAFNDVVIHKSDVARMIEIETYIDKKFMHSMHADGLIISTPTGSTAYSLSGGGPILYPSLNVMELVPICPHTMSNRPVVISGESEIDIIVSDRFSTQAQVTYDGQINFNLLPGDQVKIMRHPKHITILHPKDYDYFEILRAKLRWGEKLRN, from the coding sequence GTGAGTACAACGGACACACAACAAAAAAGAAGCTTTTCCAGTATTGGTCTGATTGGTAAATATGCCGATCCCAGTGTCGGTGATGCCCTAGTGAGCTTGCACGAATATTTTACCGAGCGGGGTTGTGATGTCTTTCTCGATGAAAGTACCGCCGCCGTATTCACCGATCATGAAATTGAAATCGCCACCCGTACACAATTGGGTGAACAATGTGACTTAATCATTATTGTTGGTGGCGATGGCACATTACTCAGTGCCGCCCGAACATTGGTTGGCTTTGGCGTCCCCTTATTGGGCATTAATCTGGGTCATCTGGGATTTCTGGTGGATTTATGTGCCATTGATGTGCATAAAGCCCTAGATGAAATCATGGCCGGTGAATATACTGAAGAAAACCGCTTTTTAATCATCAGTGAAATCGAACGCGACGGTGCCTATTTTGGTGGTGGCAATGCCTTTAATGATGTCGTTATTCACAAGTCTGATGTTGCCCGAATGATCGAAATTGAGACTTATATCGATAAGAAATTCATGCATTCTATGCATGCCGATGGCCTGATTATTTCTACCCCAACGGGTTCTACAGCCTATTCTCTCTCAGGTGGTGGGCCTATTTTATACCCCTCACTGAATGTCATGGAGTTAGTGCCTATTTGTCCTCATACCATGAGCAATCGACCTGTGGTAATTTCCGGTGAAAGTGAGATCGATATTATTGTTAGTGATCGTTTTTCTACTCAGGCTCAGGTCACTTATGATGGCCAGATTAACTTTAATTTATTGCCCGGTGATCAAGTTAAAATCATGCGCCACCCTAAACACATCACTATTTTGCACCCCAAAGATTATGACTACTTTGAAATCCTCCGCGCCAAATTGCGTTGGGGTGAAAAACTGCGTAATTAG
- the smpB gene encoding SsrA-binding protein SmpB: MGKKKKKTSSNTIAQNKRARHDYSLEGDFEAGLVLEGWEVKSIRAGKAQISEAYIQLINGEAFLYGAVITPLIQASSHVSPEQQRSRKLLLHAAELSRLVGAVERKGYTVVPLSLYWKGSRVKLKIALAKGKHQYDKRAAEKEKDWNRDKARIAKMK, translated from the coding sequence ATGGGAAAAAAGAAAAAGAAAACATCAAGCAACACGATTGCTCAAAATAAAAGAGCGCGTCATGATTACAGCCTAGAAGGTGATTTTGAAGCGGGTTTGGTTCTTGAAGGCTGGGAAGTCAAAAGTATTCGTGCGGGCAAAGCACAAATCAGTGAAGCTTATATCCAGTTAATCAACGGTGAAGCCTTTCTTTATGGTGCCGTGATCACGCCACTCATTCAAGCTTCAAGCCACGTCTCACCAGAGCAACAGCGTAGTCGAAAGCTCTTGTTGCATGCCGCTGAATTATCACGTCTAGTCGGTGCGGTAGAGCGCAAAGGCTATACGGTTGTGCCATTGTCTTTATATTGGAAAGGTAGCCGAGTTAAATTAAAGATAGCGCTAGCTAAAGGTAAGCACCAATATGATAAACGTGCGGCAGAAAAAGAGAAAGACTGGAATCGTGACAAAGCACGCATAGCAAAAATGAAATAG
- a CDS encoding type II toxin-antitoxin system RatA family toxin: MTSISKTALIPYSAAKMYDLVADVDSYEQFLPWCGASKILDKTDDEVTGRVEIQHLGLNKTFTTLNRMQKNKLIEMRLVDGPFKQLHGFWRFDALDENGCKISLDLEFEFSSKMMSMAFGPIFSQIANSMVDAFCKRAVVVYG; the protein is encoded by the coding sequence GTGACCAGTATTAGTAAAACCGCTTTGATCCCTTATAGTGCAGCAAAAATGTATGATTTGGTGGCTGATGTTGATAGCTATGAACAATTTTTACCCTGGTGTGGCGCATCAAAAATTCTCGATAAAACTGATGATGAAGTCACTGGACGGGTGGAAATTCAACACCTGGGCTTAAACAAAACCTTCACCACGCTCAATCGAATGCAAAAAAACAAACTGATTGAAATGCGCTTAGTTGATGGCCCGTTTAAGCAATTGCATGGTTTCTGGCGCTTTGATGCCCTGGATGAAAATGGTTGTAAAATCTCTTTGGATTTGGAGTTTGAATTTTCCAGTAAAATGATGAGCATGGCCTTTGGCCCGATTTTTAGTCAAATTGCCAATAGTATGGTTGATGCGTTTTGTAAGCGTGCAGTCGTAGTTTATGGTTAA
- the fur gene encoding ferric iron uptake transcriptional regulator, with amino-acid sequence MNNVDLKKAGLKATLPRLKILELLEKGDARHLSAEDVYKKLLELGDDVGLATVYRVLTQFESAGLVSRHHFEGGHSVFELNQGTHHDHLVCDKCGRIEEFYEETIEKCQHKVADKLGYKMTDHSLYIYGVCPDCQKDEL; translated from the coding sequence ATGAATAATGTAGATCTCAAGAAAGCAGGTTTAAAAGCAACGCTGCCCCGATTAAAAATTTTAGAATTATTAGAAAAGGGTGATGCCAGACATTTAAGTGCTGAGGATGTCTATAAGAAATTGCTGGAGCTTGGTGACGATGTAGGTTTGGCGACTGTCTATCGGGTGCTGACGCAATTTGAGTCAGCAGGATTGGTGTCTCGTCATCATTTTGAAGGAGGTCATTCGGTTTTTGAACTGAATCAAGGCACTCATCATGATCATTTAGTCTGTGATAAGTGCGGTAGAATTGAAGAGTTTTATGAAGAAACTATCGAAAAATGCCAGCACAAGGTCGCTGATAAACTCGGTTATAAAATGACTGACCATAGTCTTTATATCTACGGTGTCTGCCCTGATTGTCAAAAGGATGAATTGTAA